GGAAGGACGCGACACGCGCGACATTTGGGAGTTGCGCGCCGATTTGACAAAAGAGCAGAAGCTTGAACAACGGCTGCTTGAGGAGCTAGAGAGTTACGAGGAAACATTGCGCCGCTACCGGCGGGAACACGAGGCGGGCGGCGCGACAGAGCTTGAAGCGACAGTCGCGAAGCTGAGGGAAGAAGCCGGGCTGACAGAAGTGAGAGGAAGCGGTCTCGTGTTGACGATCGCGCCGCTTTCGGCGGCCGGCTACGTTGGTCCGGCCGTTGCCGCCGTATCGCCCGAGCTATTGCAACGGTTAGTGAATGAGTTGAACAAATACGGGGCGAAAGAAATCGCCATCGACGGTGAGCGACTGACGAACCGGACGGCCATTCGCGATGTCAATGGCGCAACGAAAGTCGGGAGCCGCTCAGTGAGGCTGCCAGTCGAAGTGAGAGCAATCGCCGATGATGCGGACAAGCTGTACAGCGGGCTCGCCGTTTCGCCGATCCGCGATGATTTCGCCGTGGAAAACTTGGAGCTGTCAATATCCAAGCCCCAGCCGCTCGTTGTCATTCCGCCCGCGGCTAGCCGCCCTGATGTGAAATACATGGAGACAGCGAACGGCGGCAAGGAGGAGAAATAGCATGTGGCTTCCGCTTCTCGGATTGCTTCTTGGGTTTGCCATCGGCGTTTTCGCCGGCTGGGAAGTTCCCGATGAATATTCCAATTATTTGTCGATTGCCATTTTGGCCGCCTTTGATACATTAATCGGAGGATGGCGCGCCCACCTGCAGCGGACGTACGACGAAACCGTATTTATAACCGGGTTTTTTTTCAACATTGTTCTGGCCGCAACTTTAACTTTTCTTGGGGTGCATCTTGGTGTAGACTTGTATTTAGCGGCTGTGTTCGCCTTCGGCGTCCGCTTGTTTCAAAACATTGCCATCATCCGCCGCCTTTGGCTTGCTGAGTGGGCCAAGCGGCGGTACAATCGCGAAAAAAGTTAGGCAAAAGACAGGGAAAGTGTTTTCGCGTGTTGAATTATATAGGGTAAAACAAAATATAGTGTTGTTGCGAAACTCGCAAACTAGACATAGACCAATAGACAAAGAGATGGGAAATTTCAGCCGAAAAAGGAGGTGTCGCTGCTTACTGAAACGCCGGCCGGCACCGGCGCGTTTTTAGTAGGCAGATGCCAAAAAATGAGCAGCAATGAGATCGTCGTTAGCCTGGATGTCGGAACATCGAGCGTGAAAGTCATCATCGGGGAAATGCTAGGCAGCTCCATCAATATTATCGGGGTGGGCAATGTCAAAGCGGAAGGGCTCAAAAAAGGGGCGATTGTTGATATAGATAAAACGGTGCAGTCGATCAGACGGGCCGTCGAGCAAGCGGAGCGGATGGTCGGTTTATCGATCCGCCGTGTGATCGTCGGGGTGGCCGGCAGCCATATTCAGCTCCATGACTGCCACGGCATTGTCGCCGTCGCGAGCGAAAACCGGGAAATCAGCGATGAAGATGTCGCCCGCGTCATCGATGCCGCGCAAGTTGTCTCTATTCCTCCCGATCGGGAAATCATCGGCGTCGTTCCGCGCCAGTTTATCGTCGACGGGTTGGACGGCATTCATGATCCGCGCGGCATGCTCGGCGTCCGCTTGGAAATGGAAGGCACTATGGTGACTGGTGCGAAGACGGTATTACATAATCTTCTTCGCTGTGTGGAGCGGGCAGGCTTGGAAATCAGCGATATTTGTCTTCAGCCGCTGGCGGCCGGTTCGCTCGTGCTGTCCGATGACGAACGGCATTTGGGGGCGGCGCTCGTTGACCTGGGAGGCGGCTCGACAACGGTCGCTGTCTTTGAGCAAGGGACGTTGCAAGCTGTCTCTTCGCTGCCGGTCGGCGGGGAGCACATTACGAAAGACTTGGCCATCGGATTGCGGACGACAACGGACGATGCCGAAAAAATCAAACTGAAGCACGGACATGCATTTTACGACTACGCTTCGGAGGAAGAAGTGTTCAGCGTGCCGATCATGGGCACCGATCAACACCAGCAGTTCAGCCAGCTGGAGATCGCCGATATTATTGAGGCGAGACTGGAAGAAATTTTGCAAATGGTTCAGCAGGAAGTGCGTCGTCTCGGGTTTCGCGATCTCCCCGGCGGCTATGTGCTGACCGGCGGCGTCGCCAATATGCCAGGGTTGCTTGAGCTGGCCCACGTCGTTTTAGGGACGAGCGTCCGCATTGCCATGCCGGATTATATCGGTGTGCGCGACCCGCAGTATACGATCGGCGTTGGCTTGCTCAAGTTCGCCTACCGGCAGGCGCAGCTGCAAGGGAAAACGGTCCCGGTTGCCGTTGCGGTGGAGCCGGTCGAGCGCTCCTCGCCAAAACAGCAGTCGAAACCGAAAAAGAAAGAAGACCATTTTGGGAAGAAGGTCAAGAGATTTTTTGGTTCTTTCTTTGAATAGAGATTGAAATTTTAGGAGGATTTGGCCATGTTGGAGTTTGAGACAACAGTCGATCAGTTGGCAACGATCAAGGTGATTGGAGTCGGGGGCGGCGGCAACAACGCCGTCAATCGGATGATTGAGCATGGGGTGCAAGGTGTAGAGTTTATTGCGGTCAATACGGATGCACAGGCGCTCAACTTGTCGAAGGCGCCGATCAAGCTGCAAATCGGGGCGAAGCTGACACGCGGCTTGGGCGCGGGGGCAAACCCAGAAGTTGGAAAAAAAGCAGCTGAGGAGAGCAAAGAGCAAATTGAAGAAGCGCTTCGCGGCGCCGATATGGTGTTTGTCACCGCTGGCATGGGCGGCGGCACGGGAACTGGCGCTGCCCCGGTCATCGCCCAAATTGCGCGCGAGTTAGGGGCGCTTACGGTCGGCGTTGTTACGCGCCCGTTTACGTTTGAGGGGCGCAAGCGGGCGACGCAGGCCGCAAGCGGCATCGCCGCCATGAAAGAGGCGGTCGATACGCTCATCGTCATTCCGAACGATCGATTGCTTGAGATTGTCGACAAAAATACGCCGATGCTTGAGGCGTTCCGCGAAGCGGACAATGTGCTGCGCCAAGGGGTGCAAGGCATTTCCGATTTGATCGCCGTGCCGGGGTTGATCAACCTTGACTTCGCTGATGTGAAGACGATCATGTCGAATAAAGGTTCGGCATTGATGGGGATTGGCATCGCCAGCGGCGAAAACCGAGCTGCTGAGGCAGCAAAAAAAGCCATTTCCAGCCCGCTGTTGGAGACGTCGATCGACGGCGCGCAAGGGGTGCTCATGAACATCACCGGCGGCATGAACTTAAGTTTGTACGAAGTGCAGGAGGCTGCCGACATCGTCGCTTCGGCGGCCGACCAAGAAGTGAACATGATCTTCGGCTCCGTTATTAATGAGAACTTAAAGGACGAGATCATCGTGACGGTCATTGCGACCGGATTCAACGAAAACGTCGCTTCGCAGCCGCGGCCGCCGCGCATTGGCATCGGCACTGTGCCGAAAGCGGCGCCGGCGCCAAAGCGGGAGAAGCGCGAAGAGCCGATACAAGACTATGCGGCGCTCCGCTCGGGGCAAGCAGAAGATCCGCTTGACATTCCCGCTTTCTTGCGCAACCGCAACCGCCGCCGCTAGATGGCGAAACGAGGGTGTCCCAAAAGCAACGGGACACCCTTTCTTCATCACAAGATGCATGCACGAACGTGCACGAAGCACTTTGGTGAAACAATATATTGTATCTCTCTTAAAGAAAGACGATCTTTTGAGACAGCCTCGCTTTTCCGATTAGGACCAAAAACTTCTCGCGTTGGCCGCCCGCTCTCTCGCAACGAAAGGGCGAAAAAGAGAAGGCGGGCTAGGCTTTCGTGCCGGCCGATTTGATCCGCCGTGGTTCCCCCTGTTTTGACAAAACATCTCCTTTTTCACCGCCACCGATTGACAGACTTTCCCTCGCAAGGTGCTATATACTTGTTTCAGACAAAGCCGATATGGGCGGGGGAGGGGCTTGACGGTTGGTCGTCTATCTCGA
Above is a window of Geobacillus thermoleovorans DNA encoding:
- a CDS encoding DUF881 domain-containing protein; translated protein: MERKNRFYFAGVAAIFGVMLAVGLRTTLHPEGRDTRDIWELRADLTKEQKLEQRLLEELESYEETLRRYRREHEAGGATELEATVAKLREEAGLTEVRGSGLVLTIAPLSAAGYVGPAVAAVSPELLQRLVNELNKYGAKEIAIDGERLTNRTAIRDVNGATKVGSRSVRLPVEVRAIADDADKLYSGLAVSPIRDDFAVENLELSISKPQPLVVIPPAASRPDVKYMETANGGKEEK
- a CDS encoding small basic family protein, coding for MWLPLLGLLLGFAIGVFAGWEVPDEYSNYLSIAILAAFDTLIGGWRAHLQRTYDETVFITGFFFNIVLAATLTFLGVHLGVDLYLAAVFAFGVRLFQNIAIIRRLWLAEWAKRRYNREKS
- the ftsA gene encoding cell division protein FtsA, with product MSSNEIVVSLDVGTSSVKVIIGEMLGSSINIIGVGNVKAEGLKKGAIVDIDKTVQSIRRAVEQAERMVGLSIRRVIVGVAGSHIQLHDCHGIVAVASENREISDEDVARVIDAAQVVSIPPDREIIGVVPRQFIVDGLDGIHDPRGMLGVRLEMEGTMVTGAKTVLHNLLRCVERAGLEISDICLQPLAAGSLVLSDDERHLGAALVDLGGGSTTVAVFEQGTLQAVSSLPVGGEHITKDLAIGLRTTTDDAEKIKLKHGHAFYDYASEEEVFSVPIMGTDQHQQFSQLEIADIIEARLEEILQMVQQEVRRLGFRDLPGGYVLTGGVANMPGLLELAHVVLGTSVRIAMPDYIGVRDPQYTIGVGLLKFAYRQAQLQGKTVPVAVAVEPVERSSPKQQSKPKKKEDHFGKKVKRFFGSFFE
- the ftsZ gene encoding cell division protein FtsZ, with protein sequence MLEFETTVDQLATIKVIGVGGGGNNAVNRMIEHGVQGVEFIAVNTDAQALNLSKAPIKLQIGAKLTRGLGAGANPEVGKKAAEESKEQIEEALRGADMVFVTAGMGGGTGTGAAPVIAQIARELGALTVGVVTRPFTFEGRKRATQAASGIAAMKEAVDTLIVIPNDRLLEIVDKNTPMLEAFREADNVLRQGVQGISDLIAVPGLINLDFADVKTIMSNKGSALMGIGIASGENRAAEAAKKAISSPLLETSIDGAQGVLMNITGGMNLSLYEVQEAADIVASAADQEVNMIFGSVINENLKDEIIVTVIATGFNENVASQPRPPRIGIGTVPKAAPAPKREKREEPIQDYAALRSGQAEDPLDIPAFLRNRNRRR